One part of the Nitrospirota bacterium genome encodes these proteins:
- a CDS encoding low affinity iron permease family protein yields MKRSIWFSRFAKWASRITGRTFTFAMAVGVIIAWLATGPLFHFSDTWQLIINTATTIITFLMVFLIQNTQNRDTEAIQIKLDELIRSTNGAHNALLDLEELEEESLDQFRSQYEALARKARMELHKGKPDMGTPKI; encoded by the coding sequence ATGAAAAGGAGCATTTGGTTTTCGCGCTTCGCCAAATGGGCGTCGCGCATTACAGGGCGAACATTCACTTTCGCCATGGCTGTGGGTGTTATCATCGCATGGCTGGCAACAGGCCCTCTTTTTCACTTCAGCGATACATGGCAGCTGATAATTAATACAGCAACAACGATAATTACATTCTTAATGGTGTTCTTGATCCAGAACACCCAAAACCGCGACACAGAAGCTATACAGATAAAACTTGATGAGTTGATCCGATCAACAAACGGCGCACACAACGCACTTCTGGATTTGGAAGAGTTAGAAGAGGAATCATTAGACCAGTTTCGAAGTCAATACGAGGCACTGGCCCGCAAAGCACGAATGGAATTGCATAAAGGAAAGCCTGACATGGGAACTCCGAAAATTTGA
- a CDS encoding alpha/beta hydrolase: MRRFIAILIVAASLGLWQVSSGQAPEKVITIPTRPGITQRFLYLAPEHPKAAVILFPGGHGGLELSQDGGMAWGKGNFLVRTRQQFAEQELAVAVVDAPSDRQRLAFTGGFRQKPEHVADIKAVIAWLKQQHNVPVWLIGTSRGTQSAAFIATQLSVAEGGPDGLVLTSTILTDHKERAVPEMPLEKIAVPTLVVHHEHDGCNHCPYRDVPFLMKKLTGAPRKELITITGGESRGDPCEAFAHHGYNGQEKEVVSKIAGWIRFK; encoded by the coding sequence ATGAGACGTTTCATCGCGATCCTTATCGTTGCAGCATCGCTCGGGTTGTGGCAAGTCTCATCAGGCCAGGCACCTGAGAAGGTCATAACGATTCCGACGCGCCCCGGTATAACGCAACGATTTCTCTACCTCGCACCGGAGCATCCCAAGGCCGCTGTCATCCTGTTTCCCGGCGGGCATGGGGGTCTGGAACTATCGCAAGACGGAGGGATGGCGTGGGGAAAAGGCAACTTCCTGGTGCGGACGCGGCAGCAATTCGCCGAACAGGAACTGGCGGTGGCTGTAGTTGATGCGCCCTCCGATCGTCAACGCCTCGCATTCACAGGCGGTTTCCGTCAAAAGCCCGAACATGTTGCCGACATAAAGGCGGTAATCGCGTGGCTCAAGCAGCAACACAACGTGCCCGTCTGGTTGATCGGCACGAGCAGGGGCACGCAATCCGCCGCATTTATCGCCACACAATTGAGCGTCGCTGAGGGCGGTCCCGACGGCCTGGTCCTGACCTCGACCATCCTGACGGATCACAAGGAACGCGCGGTTCCGGAGATGCCGCTGGAGAAGATCGCTGTTCCCACTCTGGTGGTTCACCACGAGCACGACGGCTGCAATCATTGTCCTTATCGGGACGTTCCGTTTCTTATGAAAAAACTGACGGGAGCTCCGCGAAAGGAATTGATCACGATCACCGGGGGTGAAAGCCGGGGCGACCCGTGCGAGGCTTTTGCGCACCACGGCTATAACGGCCAGGAGAAGGAAGTTGTCAGCAAGATTGCCGGTTGGATCAGGTTTAAGTAA